The sequence GTCCGCCGCCTGCGCGGCGAGACCGGCCGCTGCATGTTTTTCGAAGACCTCGAGCGCGACACCTTCGGCCGGTGGTTCGGTAAGAGGAAGGCGGACGCATGAGCACCGTTTCTTCCCTGCCCGAATCCGTTGAGGTGAGCCGCGAGGTCCGGCCGGCGCCGCCCCGCTACCGCAACGAGATCGGCAAGTTCGCCATTCACCGCTCGTCCCTTTGCGCGGCCTGCGGCCGGTGCGTGGAGACCTGCCGGCACGGCGTCCACGTCCGTCCCGAAGGATATCTCCACGTCATGCGGCCGTTCGATTACCGGTGCATCGGCCCGGGCTGCGGGGAAACGGAATCGTACTGCATCGACGCCTGCGCCCACGGGGCGTTGAAGCTGTCCGCCAACCCGGTTTCGGAGACGATGGGCGACCGCCGCTGGACGCCGGACCTTCTCCTGAGCACCTGGGCGATGGCCGAAACCGGCCTCCCGCCCGGGAACCACCTGGAGAGCGAGGTGGGGGCCTCCGGAGGGGGGTTCGACCGCCTGCGCTTCCGCTTCCCGGACTCGCCTCCCCCAGGCCTTCGGCGGGAAGACATCTCTACGAAACTGGAGCTCAACCGCCGCGGCGATTCCCGGCCCAGGATCGCGATCGACGTCCCCTGGTACGGCGGCGGCATGTCCTTCGGCTCGACCAACATCCGCGCCCTCCTGGGCAAGGCGCGGGTGGCGAAAGCGTTCCACGGGTTCACCTGCACGGGCGAAGGCGGGTATCCCCAGCGCTTCATCCCCTACAAGGACCACGTGATCACCCAGGTGGCCACCGGGCTGTTCGGTGTCCGCGAGGAGACGATCCAGCGGGCGCCGATCGTGGAATTCAAGTACGCGCAGGGGGCCAAGCCGGGGCTGGGAGGACACCTGCTGGGCGACAAGAACACCCCCAGCGTCGCGGCCATGCGGGAAACCGTCCAGGGCGTCTCCCTGTTCTCCCCGTTCCCGTTCCACAGCGTCTATTCGGTGGAAGACCACAGGAAGCACCTCGACTGGATCGCGCACGTAAACCCCAGGGCGCTGCTTTCGGCCAAGGTGTCGACCCCCGCCGACGTGGACATGGTGGCCGTCGGGATCTACTACGCCGGGGGCCACATCGTGCACCTGGACGGGAGCTACGGCGGCACGGGCGCCGCTCCCAACGTCGCCAAGAAGAACATCGCCATGCCGATCGAGTACGCGATCGGGCGGGTGCACGAATTCCTGGCGGCCGAGGGGATCCGCGACCAGGTCACGGTGATCGCCAGCGGCGGCATCCGGACTCCCGCCGACGTCGCCAAGGCGATCGCCATGGGCGCCGACGGATGCGTGATCGGCACGGCGGAACTGGTGGCCCTGGGATGCATCCGCTGCACCGCCTGCGAGAGCGGACGCGGATGCGCGCGGGGGATCGCGACGACCGACGACGAGCTGCTGGAAATGGTGGACATCGAGTGGTGCACGCAGCGGCTGGTGAACCTGTACGCCGCGTGGCAGCGGATGCTGGTGGACCTGCTGTTCCGGCTGGGGCTCGATTCCGTGAGCGCCCTGCGGGGGCGCACCGACCTGCTGACCCACCTGGATTAC comes from Deltaproteobacteria bacterium and encodes:
- a CDS encoding alpha-hydroxy-acid oxidizing protein, producing MSTVSSLPESVEVSREVRPAPPRYRNEIGKFAIHRSSLCAACGRCVETCRHGVHVRPEGYLHVMRPFDYRCIGPGCGETESYCIDACAHGALKLSANPVSETMGDRRWTPDLLLSTWAMAETGLPPGNHLESEVGASGGGFDRLRFRFPDSPPPGLRREDISTKLELNRRGDSRPRIAIDVPWYGGGMSFGSTNIRALLGKARVAKAFHGFTCTGEGGYPQRFIPYKDHVITQVATGLFGVREETIQRAPIVEFKYAQGAKPGLGGHLLGDKNTPSVAAMRETVQGVSLFSPFPFHSVYSVEDHRKHLDWIAHVNPRALLSAKVSTPADVDMVAVGIYYAGGHIVHLDGSYGGTGAAPNVAKKNIAMPIEYAIGRVHEFLAAEGIRDQVTVIASGGIRTPADVAKAIAMGADGCVIGTAELVALGCIRCTACESGRGCARGIATTDDELLEMVDIEWCTQRLVNLYAAWQRMLVDLLFRLGLDSVSALRGRTDLLTHLDYEHEA